In Scleropages formosus chromosome 6, fSclFor1.1, whole genome shotgun sequence, the genomic stretch TCAGTCATCACAGTATACGTCCGCTGATGCCCACATGAGCATGATCTAGACTACGATCTAGATCTTCACGTTATCCAGTCTGCTGGTTGGTCGCTCGGCACGTCTGTCAGCGTGTCTGTAATGTGCCATGACACCGAGTCCACCGCCCGACCCGCCGCATCCCATCTGCCAGCTGGACGCTAATTAAAAACCCTGCGGTTGGCTCTGTGTGGCAGAGGATGTGGGAACAGGCGAAGCGGGAACGCCGTAGGCTCTTCCTGAGTGGGAGCTCCTGTGGGACAAGGGGAGGGGCTTTGGCACACTGTGTTAGTTGTGCAAAATGCGTACTGTGGCTTTACCACGTTACTTAACCACTTTGGAGACTTTTTTATTCCAAGGTAGCAAGGTAGGTGAGACTGGTagcagaagaagaggaagggtAAGGAAGGGAAGTGGGGTCCCGAGGGAATCATAACGTAGTACAAAAGGGTCACAAGGGTTAGAGCAAAGATGGGAGAGAACTCTCGAGGGTACCGAAAACATTTTACTCTTCGGGATGGATGCGTTTCAACGGGAAGCCTTCGTCAGCAACAAATCTCGAGAGTTCTCTCCCATGTTTGCTCTAACTTTtacaacctttttttaaatttctaatttttacatttttttcatttagctgatgcttctttccAGAGCGACCtaaaatattaagctacctacagttgtttacccattcataggtgggtaattttacttgagtaatttagggcaataccttgctcaagggcacattACACTACTAGCCACCTCTTCATGTACTTGGAGATTTGAGCACCAAAGCCCTTTATTCTTCTTTATTTCGTTTATTTCGATAAGTTAAGCACAtcttcagtttttccttttcaaggTCAGAAAAGCCCAGCAAAAGTgagttttcattaattaatttagctgacatttttctctgaagagggttacagtgttgagctaccaACAATCATTTACTCCTTTACAGGGCCAggtcacaaaaaaattacatataattctttataataaataaaattccataTATAATTCAAAATGCAGATGTGCTGTGCTCAGTCCTTATAAAACAAGAAACCCACCACTGTAAATGCCCTCAGTGACTAATatgaaatttctgaaataattgcactcattttctttttacgCTGGATTTCAAACAGCTTTATTGCCATATTTTCACTGTGCACTTGCCATAAATAACCGCATCCAAAAATATTGTGCTCTGCCCCATTAGAATGTGTTTGGCTCCAGAGGGGCTGACAGGCATAGGAGCCCAGCTGGGAGAGACAGCTCACAATTATCCAGCAATATCACAAAAATATTGTTAACATAAAACGTCTTTTTTATATTTggccattttaaaatatatatagatatatgttacgatatatatgtatgtatatgtatgtgtgtatatataaaataaaataacaatactgTTATtgatatttagttttatttaacatttacgATGTTTGTAAAATGATCActtttggagtaaagcatcatTCCACAATACACTGTCCTCAGCTTATATGTTTTCAtaggggaaaaataaatcactgtattCCATTTGTACCTCTGGTTTCACAGGACCAATTATAACCACAATGAGGACGATTATATTTATTGTCAGTAATAAAGGGGGAAATAGCAGGCCATTTTGCTGCTAAATTTTGCAAGTTTTGAGCGCGTGATTGCTCAACtctgagaaataaatataagatGCGGCAGATTTTCCGTGCGGgtatttaaatttgcattgcTTTCCTCGGTCGCTGTCTGTATCTTTTCATTCACGTTCTCTAATTTAATATCCACCCACTTGTGCTTCAACGGCACGGCAGCAAACCTTGGACTTTAAATCACGTACAATAATTGCATTCTCACCGTGGAAAATGAGTTCCCCTTCCATTGACGGTGTTTTGAATTGACCGCagtagtttattttttcatgagaACAGAGTTGCTAGTTATTAAGACGACTGCTTAGAAAAACTGGGTCACCCAATTGcttgtgttttcactgtgtttttttctaaaaagctccaagtgtgtgtttgtacgcAGAGGAGCagtgaactgcaaaaaaaagactatGTCATCATTAGTGGGGTGATTTTCGTGCGACGTGCAGTGTGAATCAGAGACACGTGTAGAAGTGACTGCCGTCGTAGCGTGGACTCTGTCGGTCTAGGTGAGTCGTTCACATCGTTTCACCGGTGTAAAGATGGTTCGTGTTTGGTAAATAAAAGAAGGAACAGTGGAGAGGAGAAGGACATCAACGTGCTCCAGGTCTTTCGCAGCTCTTCAGTACAAACTTGTCTCACAAGTCAGTTTTTACCTCCTGTTCTTCCAGAAGGGAACAGCAGTCTGAACTGAGGAGTGTATTGAGGAGTGTGTCAGCGCATTGTGTGTCAGCACAGACGCCGCATGGGTTTCACTGCACCTACAGCTCTACTCTGACAGTGCGATGGCAACGACTCTTTTCCAAATACGCTCTTTGTTCACACGTGAGAAGAAGGGTCACCGTCTACGAATTTAGGAAACACACCTGGAGTCCTGGGCGCGACTGTTGGACACCTTCGCACTAATGTCCACTCGCTGACTGACGTCCCCTTAGACAAATGCATGGACACACAGACATTCCCTTAGTCCCTattacccagaattcccctccAATTCCAGTCCCCCCAAAATCCAGCCTTCGGCACCCCCGACTCCCCCGCCCTTAGACCAACGACTGTGGTCTCCAGCGAGCACCAAGACCTCTAATGCTGTCTCTGCCCACCCTACCTACCCAATATtgctgccccccccaacccctcaccCCCCGATCCCAAATGCTGCTCCAGGACCAGAAGAGGAGTTACCGCGCCGTTCAGTCCTGTGAGGACGGGGCCCGGGGCCCGGGGCCCTATCAGGAACCACTCATGGCCCTGGCGCAGAACTGCGCTCTCATGCACAACGTGTTGGGCCCTGCCTGCATCTTCCTGCGCAAGGGCTTCGCTGAGAGCCGGCAGGCTGTACGTaagtctgcacacacacacacacacacacacacacacacacacacacacaaacacacgacATATGTTATATACATacttatgtactgtacatgaagccacacacacgtacatactacgctgcttgaaagtgtgtgaaccctatagggatgatctttattcttgtataaaatactaaaataaatgctataaaatgaatgaattactatgatttacacccctgattccacttacctacttgatttaatcagtacaacttgggcttcacttatttttgcacctgcactacttgtatgtttctactacacacatgatttcctctaaggtaacatatggaattggtcattacacacctattatgtcacatgagaaacactgattctcattcaataaccattttatggtaaaactaagggcttcacacactttcaaccAGCCTAGTCCATGCATACATATAAGCTTTTAAACGCACAAACACAGGATAAACTGACCACCGATTCAGTTGAGTTTATTtttagagtgctcttctcacacacttCAGTGGTTCATACACACATTGATTGTACACACACGTCTGTAAAACGtgtacaaaatgtgtgtgtacaacatGCCTAGACATTGAGACAAAAACGAATAAAAATTAGCAAGGCTGGTGATATGAAAATGAGATGATGTATAGTTTGTATAATAGAAGAGGACGAAATCAGGGTTGgggtagatagatagatagatagatagatagatagaaagaaagaaagaaagggattCATTTAATCACCAAATActagtacaggcagtccctggattacgaacgaATTCTGTTcccaagtctgtctttaagtcaaatttgtaCTTAAATCGGAACAGTTCGGtttgtgtctaacgtcagttagtcaaatgtttctcttagtatatagtatatcgtgtacctttctatgcataaaacacattaaagaaaaacttctggatacactgaaaatttttaataacaatacagtaataataatacaatgtaatgataataataacaataataataaatgtaactatagtataatagagacatagaaagagatcaTAAAAATGTTACTAGTGTTTATAATAGAGTATGAGAGAgaatgtttgtgtgcgtgtaggtataaaaacattaaagaaacgttaatgttcgcttttccaatgttcgctGGCATTTGATCTTTTtccgattgctttattatttccactttagtttcagtcgtgatcgtttttacttttatttgatgcatcaccatcacttgcatcacatttacgctttggtgccgtggttaggagggtaaaaacaaaaaaaaaataaagccaaatacagtaacacacacgagacactgttaataACAATGTGGTCCGACTgcaaagaacaaagtctttgtcctacctcgggatCACGCGCCCATGAGCCGCAGTAGACGcgtaatgttttgatgtgcatcACAAAGCAGTgtccgtttgttattacgaaccattgcaCGTTAATAGGTTTTACAGGGGGTagttcgtaactacaggttgtacttaagtcggatgttcgtaactcTGGGACTGCCTGTGGAATCACCAGCTTTCTGTCTTGTTATTATGTTTCTATAACTCTGAAGCCAGGAAGCTGTTTTTTCATTGAAATCCCaaaagtgttcaataaacaGCCTCCGTTGCTGATGAACAGGAGACGAAGGACGGTTTGGAAACATTGCCATGTCCACAAGGTACCAGCTAAAGCGTCCGTTTTTTGTCTTGCAGATTCCTTGTTCTGTGGGGACGAGGCGCTTGTCTGGATTACTGTTTGTCCTCCTGTAGTGTCGTTGAGCACCCAGTGCCGTTTGTCAGCCGTCCGCCGTAGCCCCGGTGGAGCCTTAGGAAAGCGCGTTATTAGACCGGTTAACGTTCGCTGAATATTTGTTATTCACAGTAAACGAGTCAAAGTTCATGCATTTCTAGAGAATGTGGAATCACGCTACTTTCCGCTTTGGAGATGCTCTGGGAAGGTCACAAAAGTGGAAGTGCCGGCGTGCTGTTCTGTGTCCTGTCACACAGCTGGCGTGTATTTTGGATCAAAATGGGCCTGAGTTATGAATTCAGCCACATATCCAgattgcaagaaaaaaaatctgaaaagttACGGCATGGTGGATCGTGTGTGATGGAATTAAAATCGAGATACTGCAGTTTATTCTCTTTATGATAATTAGCATCCAAGCttctttccttttaaaaatgatgTGGAACGTGTCGGGTGCACGGGTTCCACTCTCGCCGCGGACACGGCCTTGACGTGACTGACGGGGTAAACCTTACAAAAACCCTAAATCGATTGGGTGTTCGAGGACACGCCGATGAGCCATCTGCCGCGCTGCTGCTGCGGGACACTGCAGTTAAAGAACGTGACGTCCGACCACCAGCGAAGGCTCCGTGATTCTCACTCTTCTCTGTCTTACTCCACAGGACAGAGAGTTGAGGCCGGAAGAGATGGACGGTAAGTCTCCGTGTGGTTAAGTGTGTGTTCGTGAGCGCGGTCATACACCATTTCAGTGCTCCGTGGTCCGTGTGTGTTGAAGGACCTCCCCCCCAGTCCGGAAGATCCCTTCGCTGAAGTGGTGCCAAAGAGAGCTGGGGTCGGCCGAGGTGACGTGTGTGCGGGAAGCCGAAGTCCGTTTCCTGTCTCGTCAATAGCGTTTCACGTTTTACGCCCGTACACCAAGCGGTCTCGGCCAGAGTTTCCTCCCAGACAATAAAGTGTTAACTTTGCAGAGTTGAGGGAGGCCTTCAAGGAGTTTGATAAAGATAAAGACGGCTTTATCGGCTGCAAGGACCTGGGCAACTGCATGCGCACCATGGGCTACATGCCCACAGAGATGGAGCTCATCGAGCTGAGCCAGCAGATCAACATGaactgtaagtgtgtgtgtggaagcatTTGATtgcaaaatgtcagaaaaaaaccagctgcatattaaaatacacGGTATCTCTGGCTGCAAACACCTCTGCAGTGGGAGGCCACGTGGACTTTGAGGACTTCGTGGAGCTGATGGGACCCAAGCTCTTGGCAGAAACGGCGGACATGATAGGTGTGAAAGAACTGCGGGATGCT encodes the following:
- the LOC108936454 gene encoding calcium-binding protein 1-like encodes the protein MLSLPTLPTQYCCPPQPLTPRSQMLLQDQKRSYRAVQSCEDGARGPGPYQEPLMALAQNCALMHNVLGPACIFLRKGFAESRQADRELRPEEMDELREAFKEFDKDKDGFIGCKDLGNCMRTMGYMPTEMELIELSQQINMNLGGHVDFEDFVELMGPKLLAETADMIGVKELRDAFKEFDANGDGKISTAELREAMKKLLGQQVGHRDLEEILRDIDLNGDGHVDFEEFVRMMSR